From Candidatus Omnitrophota bacterium:
TGTATTGATTCATAGAATATTAAAGAAAGGAACTATAGATGAAAGTAAAAGTTAATCAAGACGTTTGCGTTGGAAGTCAAGATTGTGTTGATACATGTCCAGAGGTTTTTAAAATGGAAGGTGAAAAAGCAGCGGTTCAATTAGAAGAGGTTCCTAAAGAACTAGAAGATAAATGCAAATCTGCTGCAGATGCATGTCCGGCTGCGGCGATTACTATTGAGTAATCAACTAAAAGCGTTATTAAGCTTAAGGTTTTACTGTAAAAAATAATGGGAATAAAATGGCGCTTATAAGTAAGCGCCATTTTTTGCTTATAGAATATTAAAAGAATTTTATTCAAAAGGAGGATTCAATGAGCGTTAAAGAAGTTGATGAAAAGTACCGTTGTGATGTTTGCGGAAATGAAGTTGTAGTTACGAAAGTTGGCGGAGGAGAGCTCGTTTGCTGTAAGCAGCCTATGGAAAAGATAGAAGGCTAAATTTTTATTAAGATTTGAAAAGAACGACTGGTGCTGCAATGATATGCAACATATCGATCTAAAAATAATATTTCGCAAGAAAAGATTGATAGTAATATTTATGCTTCTCTTGACATTCCTAGAGATATTGTGATAAAAAGTGGAGATGTCAAATTTAATTTGAACACTGGGAAGAAAATAACACTAAAAATTCATCCGAATACAAAAAATGGCCAAAAAATGAAATTAAGGGGAATGGGCAATCCTTGCCCAACATGTGATCATAATGGTGATCTTGTTATTACTGTAAAGTTTAAATAAATTAAAAAGGAGAGGGACCCGTGGCAGTTGATTTTGAAAAGTTTACGCATAAAAGTCAAGAAGCTATTCAGAAAGCAGTAGAGTTTGCATCTCAGATTGGTCATCAACAAATTGAGCCAGAGCATTTGACTTATGCTTTGCTCAAAGCAGAAGGCAGTTTAATTGTTTCATTTTTGGATAAATTTAACATACCTGTTTCTGAAATTCTTAAAGAAATAGAGGTTGAAT
This genomic window contains:
- a CDS encoding ferredoxin, giving the protein MKVKVNQDVCVGSQDCVDTCPEVFKMEGEKAAVQLEEVPKELEDKCKSAADACPAAAITIE
- a CDS encoding desulfoferrodoxin FeS4 iron-binding domain-containing protein; protein product: MSVKEVDEKYRCDVCGNEVVVTKVGGGELVCCKQPMEKIEG
- a CDS encoding DnaJ C-terminal domain-containing protein — protein: MIKSGDVKFNLNTGKKITLKIHPNTKNGQKMKLRGMGNPCPTCDHNGDLVITVKFK